One window of Hujiaoplasma nucleasis genomic DNA carries:
- the alsK gene encoding allose kinase: MTKVLGIDIGGTHLRWGIVEDKNVLCVEKIKSKDIDDFVEYISKIALDHPEIDVISIGIPGIVNNHKIMNVPNVEKLNVYDLKDQIEERTKKLVLIHRDVRLLFAYDLERLSLEDKPYVLAFYLGTGIGNVIKVEGQIVKGRHGFSAELGHIPITGNDKICGCGKVGCAETIVSGKALLELFHSKKLSGDFSDIFIQHKNHPLIHEFIEAFARIIAIEMNILDATTLIIGGGVANMIGFPQGKLNRLLASHLRSEELIAGLNIHYVDDSPMNSMIGASLIAKEYINENSHR; encoded by the coding sequence ATGACTAAAGTATTGGGTATAGATATAGGTGGAACCCATTTAAGATGGGGTATAGTTGAAGATAAGAATGTGCTTTGTGTTGAAAAAATAAAAAGCAAAGATATTGATGATTTTGTTGAATATATTTCAAAGATTGCTTTAGACCATCCTGAGATTGATGTTATTAGTATTGGTATACCTGGAATAGTTAATAATCATAAAATAATGAATGTCCCTAATGTTGAGAAATTAAATGTTTATGATTTAAAGGATCAAATAGAAGAAAGAACTAAAAAATTAGTCCTAATTCATAGAGATGTTAGATTATTGTTTGCTTATGATTTAGAACGTTTATCTTTAGAGGATAAGCCTTATGTTTTAGCCTTCTATTTAGGAACAGGTATTGGAAACGTGATAAAAGTTGAGGGACAAATTGTTAAAGGTAGACATGGTTTTTCTGCTGAATTAGGTCATATTCCAATTACTGGAAACGATAAAATATGTGGATGTGGTAAGGTGGGTTGTGCAGAAACTATTGTTTCTGGTAAGGCCTTATTAGAACTCTTCCATAGTAAAAAATTATCTGGTGACTTTAGTGATATTTTTATACAACATAAAAATCATCCTTTAATTCATGAATTTATTGAGGCTTTTGCTAGAATCATTGCGATTGAAATGAATATTCTAGATGCTACGACCTTGATTATCGGTGGTGGTGTCGCTAATATGATTGGTTTTCCTCAAGGAAAATTAAATCGTCTCTTAGCATCACACTTAAGATCTGAGGAGTTAATAGCTGGTTTGAATATTCATTATGTGGATGATTCGCCCATGAATTCTATGATTGGCGCCTCTTTAATAGCAAAGGAGTATATAAATGAAAATAGCCATAGGTAG
- the rpiB gene encoding ribose 5-phosphate isomerase B produces MKIAIGSDHTAVDLKSEIIDYLKSLNIDVIDCGPQSKERTHYPIYAHEVSTLVQDQKVEYGILICGTGVGMSIAANKHKGIRAVVCSDTFSAKASKQHNDSNVLCFGARVVGTELAKDIVESFLKASYEGGRHQQRVDMLNELDHSL; encoded by the coding sequence ATGAAAATAGCCATAGGTAGCGATCATACTGCCGTTGATTTAAAAAGTGAAATCATTGATTATTTAAAATCATTGAATATAGATGTTATTGATTGTGGTCCACAATCAAAAGAAAGAACCCATTATCCAATCTATGCACATGAAGTATCTACATTGGTTCAAGATCAGAAAGTCGAATACGGTATTTTGATTTGTGGAACAGGTGTAGGGATGAGTATAGCAGCCAATAAACATAAGGGTATAAGGGCTGTTGTATGTAGCGATACTTTTAGTGCTAAAGCTTCTAAACAGCATAATGATTCAAATGTGCTTTGTTTTGGTGCTAGGGTTGTTGGAACTGAATTGGCAAAGGATATAGTAGAAAGTTTTTTAAAAGCAAGTTACGAAGGCGGAAGACATCAACAAAGAGTTGATATGTTGAATGAATTAGATCATAGTTTGTAA
- a CDS encoding DeoR/GlpR family DNA-binding transcription regulator gives MLPYERKKVIEEFLEKNGETTIDDICDITKDVSVSTIRRDLKTLENEGVISVYYGGIVKLNQYSTEQKIESKRLTNIEAKKSIAKYAASLVKPDETIFLDSGSTVAEMIHHLDRSVKVITTSLDIVMNNKNNLEIHLLGGKVSDVRNSVYGITTIDQVSDFIFEKAFLGANGIGEKHGITTPSTEESMLKKKIIQNSSKVYFLIDSSKIGNYSNCKISKIDENYVIMESKNQLTEIYKNILCPED, from the coding sequence ATGTTACCCTATGAAAGAAAAAAAGTCATTGAAGAATTTTTAGAAAAAAATGGAGAGACTACTATTGATGATATTTGTGATATCACAAAAGATGTCTCAGTATCAACCATTCGTAGAGATTTAAAAACCTTAGAAAATGAAGGTGTTATTTCTGTCTATTATGGTGGTATTGTTAAATTGAATCAGTACTCAACTGAGCAAAAAATTGAAAGTAAGAGACTAACCAATATTGAAGCTAAAAAAAGTATTGCTAAGTATGCAGCTTCTTTAGTAAAGCCTGATGAAACGATTTTTCTTGATTCAGGGTCGACAGTGGCTGAAATGATTCATCATTTAGACCGATCTGTCAAGGTTATTACAACTTCCTTAGATATTGTGATGAACAATAAGAATAATTTAGAAATTCATCTTTTGGGTGGTAAGGTTTCAGATGTTAGAAATTCTGTTTATGGTATAACAACCATTGATCAAGTTTCTGATTTTATATTTGAAAAAGCATTTCTTGGTGCTAATGGTATTGGTGAAAAACATGGAATTACAACACCATCTACTGAGGAATCTATGTTAAAGAAAAAAATCATTCAAAATTCTTCAAAAGTTTACTTTTTAATAGATAGTTCTAAAATAGGTAATTACTCTAATTGTAAAATTTCTAAAATCGATGAGAATTATGTGATTATGGAAAGTAAAAATCAATTGACAGAGATTTATAAGAATATTCTTTGTCCAGAAGACTAG
- a CDS encoding sugar ABC transporter ATP-binding protein, giving the protein MSEYIEFKNISKSFGKIEVLHDISFSIKQGEIHALLGENGAGKSTLLNIFHGVYQDYTGEIFYNHEPVRFKSVFDANQAGIAKVHQEINLVNELTVGENIALGQEDSKGIFIDRKKIDVKANEILDELGCVFRSRTKVASLTAGEKQMVLIAKALYANANTISFDEPTAALSNNEIDHFFATVKKLKAKGVTIIYVSHRLAEIFQICDRVTVFLDGKYVDTYDAKTISKEKLIHSMVGRDVEMFAQRKMPKLYTDEVAIKVEDLHKDKVFTGINFQVRKGEIFGLYGLVGSKRTDVVRAIFGAEENVSGNIYIDGELRHIHSTSDAIKYGIGLVPEERKSQGFIKVFNNSENITLTDVDRYVEHFIINDKKKRLSSEDYIEKLNVHPRDSRKMTATLSGGNQQKVVIAKWLHRNSNILILDEPTKGIDVGAKEEIYNLLEELASQGKTIIIVSSELPEIVGLCDTVMVMSEGKQVALLKEEHINEKEILKFALGGDSDE; this is encoded by the coding sequence ATGAGTGAATATATTGAATTCAAGAATATCTCAAAAAGTTTTGGTAAAATTGAAGTCCTTCATGACATTAGTTTTTCTATCAAACAAGGGGAAATACATGCCTTGTTAGGAGAAAATGGTGCTGGAAAGTCAACTTTATTAAATATTTTTCATGGTGTCTACCAAGATTATACTGGTGAGATCTTTTATAATCATGAACCTGTTAGGTTTAAGTCAGTTTTTGATGCGAATCAAGCTGGTATTGCTAAAGTACATCAAGAGATCAATTTGGTTAATGAGTTAACTGTAGGAGAAAATATAGCATTAGGTCAAGAAGATTCTAAAGGTATTTTTATTGATCGTAAGAAAATTGATGTTAAAGCTAACGAAATACTAGATGAATTAGGTTGTGTTTTTAGATCGAGAACCAAAGTTGCTTCTTTAACTGCTGGTGAAAAACAAATGGTATTGATTGCTAAGGCTTTATATGCTAACGCCAATACAATTTCATTTGATGAACCTACGGCTGCATTAAGTAATAATGAGATTGATCATTTCTTTGCTACAGTAAAGAAGTTAAAAGCTAAAGGGGTTACCATCATCTATGTATCCCATAGACTAGCAGAGATATTTCAAATTTGTGATCGGGTAACTGTATTTTTAGATGGTAAATATGTGGATACTTACGATGCAAAGACCATTAGTAAAGAAAAGTTAATTCATTCTATGGTAGGGCGAGATGTTGAGATGTTTGCTCAAAGAAAAATGCCTAAGTTATATACAGATGAAGTTGCAATTAAAGTTGAAGATTTACATAAGGATAAAGTATTTACAGGTATTAACTTTCAAGTAAGAAAAGGTGAAATATTTGGTCTATACGGGCTTGTTGGTTCAAAAAGAACTGATGTTGTCAGAGCTATTTTTGGTGCAGAAGAAAATGTATCCGGAAATATTTATATAGATGGAGAGTTAAGACATATTCACTCGACATCTGATGCCATTAAATATGGTATAGGTTTGGTTCCAGAAGAACGCAAATCACAGGGATTTATTAAGGTTTTTAATAACAGTGAAAACATCACATTAACTGATGTTGATAGATACGTTGAACACTTTATTATTAATGATAAAAAGAAACGTCTTAGTTCAGAAGATTACATTGAAAAACTCAATGTTCATCCTAGAGATTCTAGAAAAATGACCGCTACTTTAAGTGGTGGTAATCAACAAAAAGTAGTCATTGCTAAATGGCTTCATAGGAACTCTAATATATTAATTTTAGATGAACCTACCAAGGGTATTGATGTAGGTGCTAAAGAAGAAATTTATAACCTTTTAGAAGAATTAGCTTCTCAAGGTAAAACGATTATTATTGTGTCTTCAGAGTTGCCTGAAATTGTAGGTTTATGTGATACAGTCATGGTAATGTCAGAAGGAAAACAAGTTGCTCTATTGAAAGAAGAGCATATCAATGAAAAAGAAATATTAAAATTTGCATTAGGCGGTGACTCTGATGAGTAA
- a CDS encoding ABC transporter permease: MKNAVESREGLLIISILLIFVVFTIIDPIYIYPRNMVNILEQSVVNGFLAVGITFAIVLAGIDLSIGSIYALAIVFVSKFLVAGVNPFIAIILGIIIGAIFGGFNGLLISKLKLQPFIATLGTMSVYRGIAYIVTQGNPVLGIPDNYRSILNSNTFGSIIPVSIFILIAFVILTQIILKKTKPGTYIYSVGGNEESAFLSGIKIDRIKILGYAFSGIGGAIAGMVLLAQLGTGEPIAGTGAELNAIAATAIGGTSLAGGKGSPVAAFLGAILLSALKVGLIVAMVPTFWQYVATGAIIIVAASVEIIQKRLKRATT, translated from the coding sequence ATTAAGAATGCTGTTGAATCAAGAGAAGGTCTTTTGATTATTTCCATTCTATTGATATTTGTTGTATTTACAATTATCGATCCAATTTATATATATCCAAGAAATATGGTCAATATTTTAGAACAATCTGTCGTTAACGGTTTCTTGGCAGTTGGTATTACCTTCGCCATTGTCTTGGCTGGTATTGATTTATCGATTGGTTCTATTTATGCCCTAGCTATTGTTTTTGTTTCTAAATTCTTAGTGGCGGGTGTTAATCCATTTATAGCTATTATATTAGGGATAATTATTGGTGCCATTTTTGGTGGGTTTAACGGATTATTAATATCTAAATTAAAGTTGCAACCTTTTATCGCAACACTAGGTACCATGAGTGTATATAGGGGGATTGCTTATATCGTAACTCAAGGGAATCCTGTTTTAGGTATTCCAGATAATTATAGATCTATCTTAAATTCAAATACCTTTGGGTCAATCATTCCTGTTTCTATTTTCATTTTAATTGCCTTTGTGATTTTAACACAAATCATATTAAAGAAAACCAAACCAGGGACCTACATATATTCTGTAGGTGGTAATGAAGAATCTGCTTTCTTATCAGGTATTAAAATTGATAGAATTAAAATATTAGGTTATGCTTTTTCTGGTATTGGTGGAGCTATTGCTGGTATGGTATTACTTGCTCAATTAGGAACTGGAGAACCTATAGCTGGGACTGGCGCTGAATTAAATGCCATTGCAGCTACAGCCATTGGTGGGACTAGTTTGGCAGGTGGTAAGGGTTCACCTGTTGCTGCATTCTTAGGGGCTATATTACTATCTGCTTTAAAAGTTGGTTTGATTGTTGCTATGGTACCAACTTTCTGGCAATATGTTGCGACTGGTGCTATTATTATTGTAGCTGCTTCAGTTGAAATTATTCAAAAACGATTAAAAAGAGCGACGACTTAA
- a CDS encoding ribokinase, which translates to MKNKYVSVIGSLNYDFFLKVNRLPKPGENMHAKDLKFSCGGKGANQAYQMGKLGLNVYMIGCVGDDEYGDKCIQSLNDAKVNTSFIRRVHCNTGLGFVSVQEDGEVSAILDEGANAFVSIDMIKALYDHIFNSEYVVLQMEIPMETIKYIIKEAEKHDVKIVLNPAPAQELEEKYLNKVHYLIVNEVEAGFYLGENYSDEELLEHGFDLRKKVKSGLILTLGSKGSYYIDEYRTFIPIVKAKAVDSTGAGDSYIGSFVYGLFNGYTPVESCQLGARSSAQTVEAFGRESMPSMLK; encoded by the coding sequence ATGAAAAACAAGTATGTTTCAGTGATTGGAAGTCTAAATTATGATTTTTTCTTAAAAGTGAATAGATTGCCAAAACCTGGTGAAAATATGCATGCTAAAGATCTTAAGTTTTCTTGTGGAGGTAAAGGCGCAAATCAAGCTTACCAAATGGGTAAACTGGGTTTAAATGTCTACATGATTGGTTGTGTAGGCGATGATGAGTATGGAGATAAATGTATCCAAAGTTTAAATGATGCTAAGGTCAATACTTCATTCATAAGAAGAGTTCATTGTAATACTGGTTTAGGCTTTGTAAGTGTTCAAGAAGATGGTGAAGTATCTGCCATCCTTGATGAAGGTGCCAATGCTTTTGTGAGCATTGATATGATTAAAGCCTTATATGATCATATATTTAATAGTGAGTATGTTGTATTACAAATGGAAATTCCAATGGAAACCATAAAGTACATCATCAAAGAAGCTGAGAAACATGATGTTAAAATTGTTTTAAATCCTGCACCTGCTCAAGAACTTGAAGAAAAATACTTAAATAAAGTTCATTATTTGATTGTCAATGAAGTTGAAGCTGGCTTTTATTTAGGTGAAAACTATAGTGATGAAGAACTTTTAGAACATGGTTTTGATTTAAGAAAAAAAGTTAAATCCGGATTGATATTGACTTTAGGTTCTAAAGGCAGTTATTATATAGATGAATATAGAACATTTATTCCTATTGTAAAAGCAAAGGCTGTCGATTCGACAGGCGCTGGGGATTCTTATATAGGATCATTCGTCTACGGTTTGTTTAATGGTTATACACCTGTTGAGTCTTGTCAACTAGGCGCAAGGTCTTCTGCTCAAACTGTTGAAGCTTTTGGAAGAGAATCAATGCCATCTATGTTAAAATAA
- a CDS encoding ribulose-phosphate 3-epimerase: MMKYFATSMMCVDYFNLKDQIKIIEKHTDYYHIDIMDGHFVPNLALSFDFIKQLRAYTNKAIDAHLMMTDPEKFIDLLMELKVDYISLHPKTIEKDVFRIIKKLKENHIKFGIVLSPSMGLDDIYYYRHHVDKITVMTVEPGFAGQKVIPEAIDKIKEVFEYRKQHQLDFLIEVDGSNNFETFEDYYKNGTDIFILGSTLFKEEDLNQSYQNIKDYIGRIHD; the protein is encoded by the coding sequence ATGATGAAATATTTTGCGACATCAATGATGTGTGTGGATTACTTTAACTTAAAAGATCAAATTAAGATTATAGAAAAACACACAGACTACTATCATATTGATATAATGGATGGTCATTTTGTTCCAAATTTAGCCTTATCTTTTGATTTCATTAAACAGTTAAGAGCTTATACAAATAAAGCAATCGATGCTCATTTAATGATGACAGATCCTGAAAAATTCATTGACCTCTTAATGGAATTAAAAGTAGACTATATCTCTTTACATCCAAAAACAATTGAAAAAGATGTATTTAGAATTATCAAGAAACTTAAGGAAAATCATATTAAATTTGGTATAGTCTTAAGTCCAAGTATGGGTTTAGATGATATATATTATTATCGTCATCATGTAGATAAAATAACAGTGATGACAGTTGAACCAGGTTTTGCAGGTCAAAAAGTGATACCTGAAGCTATTGATAAAATAAAAGAAGTGTTTGAATATAGAAAACAACACCAATTAGATTTTTTAATTGAAGTGGATGGTTCTAATAACTTTGAAACCTTTGAAGATTATTATAAAAATGGTACAGATATATTCATCTTAGGATCAACATTATTTAAAGAAGAAGATTTAAATCAATCTTATCAAAATATCAAAGATTATATTGGACGTATCCATGACTAA